The following are encoded together in the Flavobacterium sp. TR2 genome:
- a CDS encoding ferritin, with protein sequence MLAKNIESALNKQIRIEAESSQTYLSMACWAEVQGLEGIAQFMYTQSDEERAHMLKLVKYVNERGGHAQVTDLKAPKTTYTTFKEMFEELYNHELFVSKSINELVHITFEERDYATHNFLQWYVSEQIEEEATAKSILDKINLIGDDKGGLYLFDRDIQQLTVTSSIAINPK encoded by the coding sequence ATGTTAGCAAAAAATATTGAATCGGCTTTAAACAAGCAAATCCGCATAGAAGCAGAATCTTCACAAACTTATCTTTCTATGGCTTGTTGGGCTGAAGTGCAAGGATTAGAGGGAATTGCTCAATTCATGTACACACAGTCAGACGAAGAGCGAGCGCATATGCTTAAATTGGTAAAGTATGTAAACGAACGTGGAGGGCACGCTCAGGTAACAGATCTTAAAGCGCCAAAAACAACTTACACCACTTTCAAAGAGATGTTTGAGGAGCTATATAACCACGAACTTTTTGTTTCGAAATCTATTAACGAATTGGTGCACATTACCTTTGAAGAAAGAGATTATGCTACACACAATTTCTTGCAATGGTACGTTTCTGAACAAATTGAAGAAGAAGCTACTGCTAAATCTATTTTAGATAAAATTAACTTGATTGGCGATGATAAAGGCGGACTTTACTTGTTTGATCGTGATATTCAGCAATTAACAGTTACGAGTTCAATCGCTATCAATCCTAAATAA